Below is a genomic region from Delftia tsuruhatensis.
CCCCCGAGGGGGCAGCTTTTCATCTTGGGGCGGCCTGGCGATGAAAAGGCCCCCACGCTCCCCTTGCAGCGCAAGGTCCGCTGCCCCCCGAGGGGGCAGCTTTTCATCTTGGGGCGGCCCGGCGATGAAAAGGCCCCCACGCTCCCCTTGCAGCGCAAGGTCCGCTGCCCCCCGAGGGGCAGCTTTTCATCTTGGGGCGGCCCGGCGATGAAAAAGGGCCTCACTCGGAGGCCCTTCGATGTCACTGGAAGCCCAGCGTATGCGGCAGCCAGGTGGACAGCTCGGGGATGAAGGTCAGCAGGCACAGCACCACGAAGTGGGCCAGCAGGAACAGCGGCATCTCGCGCGTGAGGTCGGTGATGGACACGCGCGTGGCCACCGAGGTCACGAACAGCAGGCCGCCCACGGGCGGCGTGATCATGCCCAGCGTCAGGTTGACGATCACCACCATGGCGAAGTGCGTGGGATCAATCCCCAGGCTGAAGGCGATGGGCGCCAGGATGGGCACCAGGATCATCACGCCGGGCAGCGGCTCCATGAAGATGCCGAAGACCAGCAGCAGGATGTTCACCGCGATCAGGAACATGGTGGGCGACAGCTGCCAGCTCACGATCAGCTGGGACAGGTACTGCGGAATGCCTTCCACCGTCAGCACCCAGGCGAAGGCCGCCGAGGTCGCCATCACCAGCAGCACCGAGGCCGTCAGCATGGCCGAGCGCGCCAGGATCCCCGGCAGGGCCGACCACTGCAGCGTGCGGTACACCCACTTGCCGCAGACCAGGGCGTAGAACACCGCCACCACCGACGCCTCGGTGGGCGTGAAGATGCCGAAGCGGATGCCCACCACGATGAGCACGATCAGCATCAGCGCGGGAATCGCCTTGAAGCTGTTGATCCACATGGTGCGGCCATCGGGGCGCGGCTCGGTGGAGCGGTAGTCGCGCTTCTTGCACACCCACCAGTTCACGGCGGCCATGGCCAGCGCGATCAGCACGCCGGGGATGAAGCCCGCCATGAACAGCCCGCCGACCGAGACGTTCTCGTCCTGCAGCGCATAGATGATCATGCTCACCGACGGCGGAATGATGGGGCCGACGATGGCCGTGCTGGCCGTCAGCGCCGCCGCGTAGGAGCGCGCGTAGCCGGCCTTGTCCATCATCTTGACCATCATCGAGCCGGGGCCTGCCGCATCGGCCAGGGCCGAGCCCGAAATGCCCGAGAACAGTGTCAGCGACAGCACGTTGGCATAGCCCAGGCCGCCGCGCAGATGGCCCACGAACTGCGCCGCGAAGCGCAGCAGCACATGCGTGAGCGCGCCGCCCGACATCAGCTCGGCCGCCAGAATGAAGAAGGGCACGGCCATCAGCGGAAAGCTGTCGATGCCCGTGAACATCTCCTTGAAGACGATGAGCTGCGGATAGCGGCCGCCCACGAAGACGGCCAGCGCGGCCGAGATCGCCAGCGCGAAGGCCACCGGAAAGCCCAGCGCGAGCAGGACGATGATGGCGATGAAAAGCGTGATACCCATGGTGTTCTCAGTCTTGCGGGTCAGATCGATGCAGCGGCATCGGCATCCATTTCGTCCGATTCGGCGAAGGAGCCATCGGCCACATATCCGCGCGCGATGAACAGCAGGTGCACCAGCATCAGCACGAAACCCACGGGCATGGCCGCGTAGACAAAGGAAATCGGGATGTCCGTGGCCGCCGTGGTCTGGAAGCGCGTGGCCCAGACGTACTGCGAGGAAGCCACCGTCATCACCGCGCAGAACAGGCCCACGCCCAGCACCACGATGCGGCGCAGCCACTGCGCCTTGCGCGTGCTCACCGAGCGGTGCAGGTTGTCGATGGCCACATGGCCACCGAAGCGCAGCACCAGGCCCGCGCCCAGGAAGGTGACCCAGATCATCATGTGCCGGGCCACTTCCTCGGCCCAGACGATGGAGTCACCCGTGGTGTAGCGCAGCACCACGTTGGCAAACACGATGCAGGCCATGGCCAGCAGCAGCACGATGAGCAGCCAGCGGTTGCAGGCCACGAGGGCGCGTTCGATTCGGTTGAGCATAGGAGTGGGCGAGGGCAGGAGGGGCGGGGCACAAGGGCCGCAGGAGCCGGGCTGCCGTCGGAGGTCAGATCATCGGTGCGGGTGCCGCAAGGGGCTACAGGTGTTGCCCGCAGCAGGCACCCCGACATTGCGGGCCGCAGCCCGCAATGCGTCAGAGCATCACTTGGTGTTGGAGATGGTGTCCAGCGTCTTCTGGCCGAACTTCTTGGCGTATTCCTTGTAGGCCGGCTCCAGCGCGGCGCGGAAGGCGGCCTGGTCCACCTTCTCCACCACCTGCATGCCATGGCTCCTGGCCTCTTCCACGCCCTTCTTCTCGACCGTGTCCACGAACACGCGCGAAGCCACGGCACCGGCCTTGGCACCCTGCGTGAAGGCGGCCTTCTGGCTGTCGTTCAACGTGCCCCAGAACGAGGGCGAGACCAGCAGCGCCATGGGCGCGTAGACATGGGCCGTCAGCGTCAGATGTTTTTGCACCTGCCACAGCTTGGCCGAGGCCAGCACCGAGATCGGGTTCTCCTGGCCGTCGATCGTGCCCTGCTGCAGCGCGCCGATCACCTCGGGCCAGGACATGGGCGTGGGCGAGGCGCCCAGCGTGCGGAAGGCCGTGATGTGCACGGGGTTCTCGGTCACGCGGATCTTCAGGCCCTTGAGGTCGGCCACGCCGTTGACGGCATGCTTGTTGTTGGTCAGATGGCGAAAGCCCTGCTCGCCCCAGGCCAGCGCGACCAGGCCGCGCTTGCTGAACCTGGCCAGCAGGTCCTGGCCGAAGGCGCCGTCCAGCACGGCGCGCGCGTGCTGCGTGTCGCGGAACAGGAAGGGGATGTCCACCACGCCCACGTCGGGCACGAAGTTGCTGATGGCGCCCGTGGAGACGATGGCCGCCTCCACCGTGCCCAGCTGCAGGCCTTCGATCAGCTCGCGCTCGCCGCCCAGGGCGGAAGCGGGGAACTGCTTGAACTTGTAGGCACCGTTCGTGCCCTTGTCCACCGCGTCGGCCCAGGCCTGCGCCGCCGCGCCGTAGTGCGAGTTCACGGCCAGGGCGTAGCCGATCTTGACCTCCTTGGACTGGGCCAAAGCGGCGCCGGCCGAGGCCACGGCCATGGCGGCCACGCAGGTCGAAAGAAGGGTGCGGCGGAACAATTGCATAGCGGCAAGTCTCACTTGTTGTGTGTTGGAAGAATGCGCCCCCACGCTCTCCTTGTTGCACAAGGTCCGCTGTCCCGCCCGAAGGGGACGCCTTTCATCCTGGGGCGGCCCGGCGATGAAAAAGAGCCCATGGATTGTAGTGACCACTCCCCTTGTGGCGACCACGTACAAAGCGCTCGTCATGTGCGGTGGGGCTCATCGGGTTTGGCGATGTCGTGTCGCTCAGGTGACCGTTTTCCATGCTCGCTCGCAGAAGTCCTGGCCACGATTGCGGACCTGATTCTCTTGCGGGATGCCGCCTGAAGTCTGGAAGCCTCCTTGGGAGGAAATCCCAATTCCAGAAACAGATTCGATCCGGCTTTCGTCACATGCCTGATCTCTATGTCAATGTGCATTAGGCCGCCCTCCTGGACTGTGTCGTCAAAACAAAACGCCCGATGCGCAAGCACCGGGCGTCGAAGGACATCCTACGGGCATCGCTGCCCTGGACGGGGTCAGCGTGCGCCGATCTGCGCAAACTCCTTGTCCACTGCCGCATGGGCGTTCAGCATGGTCTGCGAAGGCGCGGGCCCCATGCGGCTGACCACCACCGTGGCCAGCCAGGCCAGGATGAAGCCGGGAATGATCTCGTACAGGCCCAGCCAGCCGAACTGCTTCCACACCAGCACCGTGACGGCGCCCGTGATGATGCCGGCCAGTGCGCCGCCGCGTGTCATGCGGCTCCAGAACAGCGACAGGATGATCACCGGGCCGAAGGCGGCGCCGAAGCCGGCCCAGGCATAGCTGACCATGCCCAGCACCTTGGATTCGGGGTTGCTGGCGATGGCGATGGCGATCACGGCCACCAGCAGCACCATGGCGCGGCCGATCCAGACCAGCTCGACCTGGCTGGCGTTCTTGCGCAGGAAGGTGCGGTAGATGTCCTCGGTCAGCGCGCTGGAGCACACCAGCAGCTGGCACGACAGCGTGCTCATCACGGCCGCCAGGATGGCCGCCAGCAGCGCGCCCGCGATCCAGGGGTTGAACAGCTGCTTGGTGATTTCCATGAATACCGTCTCGGCATTCGCGTTCACGGCGCCGGCGCCTGCGGGGTTGGCCGCGAAGTAGGGAATGCCGACGAAGCCCACGGCCACGGCGCCGGCCAGGCACAGCACCATCCAGGTCATGCTGATGCGGCGTGCCGAGGGAATGGTCTGCACCGACGATGCGGCCATGAAGCGCACCAGAATGTGCGGCTGGCCGAAATAACCCAGGCCCCAGGCCAGCAGCGAGACGATGCCCACGAAGCTGGCGCCCCGGAACAGGTCGAACTTCTCCGCCGCCACGATGGCGTGCAGGTCCTGGCCCGGCTGCAGCTGGCCTTGCACGGCCAGCCAGGCGATCACGGGCGCCAGGATCAGCGCCGTGATCATCATCGAGGCCTGGATGGTGTCCGTCCAGCTCACGGCCAGGAAGCCGCCGATGAACACATAGGCGATGGTGCACAGCGCGCCCACCCACAGGGCCGTGCCGTAGGGCATGCCGAACATGTTCTCGAACAGGCGCGCGCCCGCCACCACGCCCGAGGCGCAATACAGCGTGAAGAACACCAGGATCACCATGGCCGTCACGATGCGCAGCACATTGGAATGGTCCTCGAAACGGTTGGCCAGATAGTCGGGCAGGGTCAGCGCATTGCCTGCGCGCTCCGTGTACAGGCGCAGCCGCGCCGCCACCAGGCGCCAGTTCAGGTAGGCGCCCAGGGTCAGGCCGATGGCGATCCAGGCCTCCGACAGGCCCGACAGGTAGATGGCGCCCGGCAGGCCCATCAGCAGCCAGCCGCTCATGTCCGATGCGCCGGCCGACAGCGCCGTCACGAAGCTGCCCAGGCTGCGGCCACCCAGGATGTAGTCGGAGAGGTTCTTGGTGCTGAAGTAGCCGATGGCGCCGATGCCGAGCATGGCGACCAGGTAGATGGCGAACATGATCGCCGTCGGGTCGTTCCAGTTGAATTGCATGGAAATGTCCTGTGCGTGTTGTGTGTCTGTTGGGCTTTGTGGGGCACTCGCCGGGGCCGGCTCCGCCGGCCCCGGCCTTTCAGGCCATGGTCATCAGTTGGGCGTTTCCACCTGCGGCGGCGGTATTGGTGCTGATGGCCTGCTCGTGGAACAGCGCGGCCAGGTCATAGCCTCGCCCGGCATGCAACTCGTCGCTGTTGCGGCTTTCGATGCGCACCAGGGCGCCCTCGCGGGCCGCCACCTGGGCGCAGGCCTGCAGCAGGGCATCGCCGTCGCCTTCGAACAGCAGGGCGGTCAGGGGCTGCCGCGCGTCGCCCAGGCTGTCCAGGCTGGCGCTGTGCAGCCAGTGCACGCCGGCATCGCCGGCGGCCGCGCGCAGCGCCTGCCAGGTGGTGGCGCAGCCGTTGCCGTCCTGCGTGCCGCCTTCGGGCAGCACGGCATGGCAGGGGTTGCCGCTGGCCAGGGCCGCGGCCACCTGGGCCACCAGGCCCAGCGGCGTGCGCGGCAGGGCCCAGACGGGGCCGCGCGGCAGCAGGCGGTAGCGGTTGGACTCGCCCGTGGGGCCGGGCAGCAGCAGGGCGGCACCCAGGCGCGAGGCGGCCAGCGCCTCGTCGCAGGCGGCCAGGGCCAGCACCTGCTCATCGGTGTTCATGTCCCGCGGGGGGGTCTTGGACAACAGGCCGCGCAGCTCGCCCAGCAGTCGCAGCGAGGGCTGTTCCGAGCCTTGCGCGCGCGGGAACACCGTCAGCGCGGCATTGGCCGGGCCCTGCGCCAGGCGGTGCAGGTACAGTGGTCCGCCGGCCTTGGGGCCCGTGCCCGACAGGCCCATGCCGCCGAAGGGCTGCACGCCCACCATGGCGCCGATCACATTGCGGTTCACATAGATGTTGCCCGCGTGCACGCGCTGCGTGAGGTGCTGGATGGTCTCGTCGATGCGGCTGTGCACGCCGAAGGTCAGGCCGTAGCCGGTGGCGTTGATGCCGTCCACCAGGGCATCGAGCTGCTCGCGCCTGAAGCGGATCACATGCAGCACCGGGCCGAAGACCTCGCGCTCAAGGCGCGTGGTGCTGTCGATCTCGATCAGGGCCGGCGCGACGTAGTGGCCGTTGAGCACACCCTCCTTGCGTTCCACGCGGGTGACCTTCTGGCCCGCCGCGGCCATGCGCTCGATGTGCTCCTCGATCTGGCGGCGGGCCGCGTCGTCGATCACGGGACCCACGTCGGTGCCCAGGCGGTCGGGGTTGCCCAGCGTCCATTCCTGCAGCGCATCACGCAGCATGGTCAGCGTGCGCTCGGCCACATCGTCCTGCAGGCACAGCAGGCGCAGCGCCGAGCAGCGCTGGCCGGCCGAATCGAAGGCCGAGGCCAGCACATCGGCCACCACCTGCTCGGCCAGGGCCGAGGAGTCCACCACCATGGCGTTCTGGCCGCCGGTCTCGGCGATCAGCGGAATCGTGCGGCCCGTGGACGACAGGCGCTGCGACAGCTGGCGCGCGATGATGCGCGCCACCTCGGTCGAGCCCGTGAACATCACGCCCGCCACCAGCGGATGCGCCACCAGGGTCGCGCCCACGGTCTCACCCGTGCCCGGCACCAGCTGCAGCGCGTCCTGGGGGATGCCGGCCTCGTGCAGGATGGCCACCATGGCGGCCGCCGTCAGCGGCGTCTGCTCGGCCGGCTTGGCCAGCACGGTATTGCCCGCGGCCAGGGCGGCGGCCACCTGGCCGCAGAAGATGGCCAGCGGGAAGTTCCAGGGGCTGATGGCCAGCACCACGCCCAGCGGGCGCTGCGCGGCATTGTCGAAATGCGCGGACACCTGGGCGCCGTAGTAGCGCAGGAAGTCCACGGCCTCGCGGATCTCGGCCACGGCATTGGGCAGGGTCTTGCCGGCCTCGCGCATGATCAGCCCCATCAGCGGCTGGCTGCGCTGCTCCAGCAGGTCGGCCGCGCGTGCCAGCGCATCGGCGCGGGCGGCGGGCGGCGTGCCGGCCCAGATGGGCGCGGCCTGCGCGGCGCGGGCGGCGGCGGCCTGGGCCTCAGCCTCGCCGGCCTCGCGCACCCAGCCCACGATGTCGGACAGCTCGGCGGGGTTGCGCAGGGGCTGCCAGCCTTCGGCCCGGGCCGGATCGGCGGGAAGCTCCGTATCGGGCGGTGCCGCCAGATAGGTCTGGCGCGTGCTGTAGAGCAGGGCGGCGGCCAGCGAGGCCAGTTGCTGCTCATGCGCCAGGTTCACGCCCTGCGAGTTGGCGCGGGCCTCGGCGCCCTGGCCGGCGAACAGGTCGGCGGGCAGGGGAATGCGCGGGTGCGGCGCGCCCAGGCGCCCTTCCTGGCGGGCGATCTTCATCACCTCGTCCACGGGGTCGGCCACCAGCTCGCCCACGGGCACGGAGGCATCGCCGATGCGGTTCACGAACGAGGTGTTGGCGCCGTTCTCCAGCAGGCGGCGCACCAGGTAGGCCAGCAGCGTCTCGTGGCTGCCCACGGGGGCATAGATGCGGCAGGGGCGCGCCAGCTTGCCCTCGGCGGCCGGGCCCGTGACCTGGGCGTACAGCGGCTCGCCCATGCCGTGCAGGCACTGGAACTCGTACTGGCCGCTGTAGTAGCTGCCGCCCACGGCCTGGGCCATGTGGTAGATGCTGGCCAGCGTCTGCGCGTTGTGCGTGGCGAACTGCGGGTAGACGGCATCGGGTGCGTCCAGCAGCTTGCGTGCGCAGGCCAGGTAGCTCACGTCCGTGTAGACCTTGCGCGTGTAGACCGGGTAGCCGGCCTGGCCGCCTTCCTGGGCACGCTTGATCTCGCTGTCCCAGTAGGCGCCCTTGACCAGGCGCACCATCAGGCGGCGGCGGCTGCGGCGCGCCAGGTCCACCAGATGGTCGATCACCTGCGGGCAGCGCTTCTGGTAGGCCTGGACCACGAAGCCGATGCCGCTCCAGCCCTTGAGCGAAGGCGCGGCGCACAGCGCCTCCAGCAGGTCCAGCGACAGCTCCAGCCGGTCCGCCTCCTCGGCATCGATGTTCATGCCGATGTCGTAGCGCTTGGCCAGCTCGGCCAGTCGCAGCACGCGCGGCAGCAGTTCCTCCATCACGCGCTCGTACTGCGCGCGGCTGTAGCGCGGGTGCAGGGCCGACAGCTTGATCGAGATGCCCGGCCCCTCGAAGATGCCGCGCCCCGCCGAGGCCGCGCCGATCGCGTGGATGGCCTGCTCGTAGGCCAGCAGATAGCGCTGCGCATCCGCATCGGTGGCCGCGGCCTCGCCCAGCATGTCGTAGCTGTAGCGAAAGCCCTGCTTTTCGTAGGCGCGGCTGTTGGCCAGCGCCTCGGCGATGTCCTGGCCCGTCACGAACTGCTCGCCCATCAGCTTCATGGCGCGGTGCACGCCCTGGCGGATCAGCGGCTCGCCTCCCTTGCCGATCACGCGGGTCAGCGCCGACGACAGGTTCTTCTCGCTGCTGGTGGACGTCAGCTTGCCCGTCAGCACCAGGCCCCAGGCCGCTGCGTTCACGAACAGCGAGGGCGAGCGTCCCACATGGGCGCGCCAGTCGCCCTTGCTGATCTTGTCGCGGATCAGCGCGTCGCGCGTGGCGCGGTCGGGGATGCGCAGCAGCGCCTCGGCCAAGCACATCAGGGCCACGCCCTCCTGGCTGGACAGCGAGAACTCCTGCACCAGCGCGGCCACGCCGCTGCCCACGGGCGCATCGCGCAGGCCCTGCACCAGCCGCGTGGCCAGCTCGCGGACCTTGCCGGCCTGCTCCGCGTCCTGCGGGCGTGCCAGCGGCAGCAGCACGGGCAGGCACTCGGGCTCGGGCCGGTGCCAGGCGGCCGTGATGGCCGCGCGCAGCGGCGTCTGCGGCAGGATGGACTGGGCGAAGGCCAGGAAGGGTTGCACCTCCTGGTGTTCGGAAGGTTGCACTTCGTCGGTGATGCCGTCGTCATGGCTTTCCGGCGAGCCTGCCAGGCGGATGACGGTGGCGCCGCGCTCCAGCGCATCGACGTACTGGACGACGGCCTGCTTGATCAGCCAGTGCGGCGTGCGGCCCATCTGCTGGGCGGCGGCGCGGATGCGCTCGCGCAGGGCGTCGTCGACTTTGATGCCTACGGTGGTGGACATGGTTTGGAAAGGGTCGGTGTAACGGGTTTCGGCTGCCGGGGTGCAACCAGATTTGCGTGAAATGTCGCAGAGGTTGCACCTTTTGGTGATTGGTGTAAACCCTTGATATTGCTCGCGCAAACACCCGCCGAACCCCCTCCGTGGCCGCAAAGACCTGTCCTGTCAAGCCGGCTTCCCGTGTGCCGTGCGGCAGTGCCGGATGCCACCGGGCTTGGCCTGGTACGGTGTGGCCCGTGCGGCCACGGCACCTGCTGTAGACGCCTCAGTGCACGCTATGGATAGGAAACCGTCAGCAGCATGGCGGCGTTGGCAGGACCGCCGCCAGTGACGCTGTTGCCGGTCTGCCTGTATCGGGCCTTCAAGGGAAGGCTGAATGAGGTCATCTGCTGCTGCATGATGGTTCCCAACGACTTCACGTTGGACTGCGTGATGGGGGCGGTCTGTGGTCCGAAGCTGACAGGGCTGCCGTTGTGCAGAATCTCGACCCCCAGGCCTGAAACGCCGGATGCCTGCAACAACAGATAATTCCTGGTGCTGTTCGTGTCGGTGTTGTCGGTGAAGGTCATGTAGGCGGTATGGTTCGACTGGCCGCCTGTGCAGCTTACGTTGACCTCGAAATCCTTGGCTTCCGTCACCGATCCTGTGCCTGTGAATCGGGCGGCGGCATGGGAACCCAAATCCACCGGGGCGACCTGCTCCATCTTGCAGGTCGGTTTCTGGGGGTAGGTGGGTTTGAATGTTCCGCTGAATTGATATTCAAATAGCACTTGATTGTTGAATTTCTCGACGGCGAATACTCCTGTGAAAGGCCCAAAGATTGATATTGGCCCTGTTTTGATTATTGCAATCAGTGCATATGTTACCTGCTTTCCGCGATAAATATCCGTCTGATTGTAGTAAATGCTATGCGGAGCCATATAGCCGGTATTGAAATCACCGTTGACGGTATGGATCTTGATTCGGAAGCCTACGCCTGCTATGCCGCTGGCATAGAGGTTTCCATTAGGTACGCCGAAATCTGGACTTCCTTCGTATATGATGCTGCCACTCTTGGATTTGCAATTGAACATCGGAGACGGACCGGTGCTGTTGATCGGTGCAAGATTGTGGACGTACAGCATTCCAAGGGTCGTGCCGACGGGTGAGGTATACGGGTCGGAATACTGGGTGTATTCTTCAACGGTACTCCGGTAGATGAATCTATCGCCGTAGGTTGGGCGGGAGCCGGTCCACGACTCGACGAAATCACACTCCTGGGCGTATGCCGATGGGATGGAGAAGAGGAAAAATAGGGCAACTGTCGATAAATAAGAGAGAGGCTTTGGCTTCATGGCGTCTGGCGGGTATGGATATTTTTGGGGTCGATGCTGGTCCGCCTCAGGGATTTCATGTGCTGGAATTCCTGATGGCGCTGATCAGCATCGGTGCAAGGCCGGGCAGCAGGCGCTCCAGCCGCAGCGGGTGTGCATGCAGATCCTGCTGCGCCAAGGCATCCGCGTGGTTGCGGATCTCCGGAGTCATCGCCGCCGTGCGCTGGGGAGTGGCGGAGGGGGCGGAAGGGCTGGAGCCCAGTCTTACACTGAGGCGCAGGTCGTCGAGCATGCGCTCGTCGGCGGGCCGGGGACGAGGCGTCGCGGCAAGGGCCACAGGCTGTGGCGCCTGCGCCTTTGCCACCTGCACCGGCGTGCCGGGCGTCTTGGCGACGCAGGACAGTTCCAGGCTGGGCGGCAATGTGTTGCCGGTGCCGCCTTGGCGCTGCGGCAGCGCATAGGCCATGCCGCAAGAAGCCGGGCCTGCCTTGGTCGTCCACTGCGCCTGCAACTCACCCTGGTCCTTCAGGCCGCGCAGCAGCAGCTTGCCGGCCTGGCCGACCACGCCCAGGTCCTTGCCACCGGCATCCGAAATGGTGGCGCCGAACGGCACGGGCGAGCCGTCTTCCTGCCGGCTGCGCACCACGGCCGAGCGGCTGTACTCCGTCCCGAAGACCACCATGGCCGCTGCGCCCGCCACGGGCGCCACGCGCTGCCGGGTCTCCTTGAGTTCCACGTCCATGGAAATGCCCTTGGGGTCCAGCGACAGCTCGTTCATGGCATAGGGCGTCAGATGGGGCACGACGGCGTAGCCGCTCGAATTGATGCGCACGCCAGGGTAGTTCCTGAGCTGTGCCCCCTCGGCATCCTTGGCCTGCACGATGCCGAAGGTCTCGCTCAAGGGTTGCGACAGCGTCACGCCGCCAGGGTGCGCAACGATGGCGCCGCGCGCACCGGCCGACAACTGCCGACCCCCATTGCCTGCTCCCACGCTGCCGCTCAGGTCCGCAAACGGGGTGCGGTAGGTGGCGTTGGCGCTGACCCGCTGTCCGGATCCGTTGGCGCCATTGCTGTACTCGGTGTCCAGCCCATAGGTGAAATCGCTGCCGATCTGCCCATAGGTGCTGGCCTGGATCTGGGACATTCCCCGGGAGTCGCGGCTCATGCGGCTGGACACGCTGGGCAGGTCGGTCCCGAGCGGAATGGTCAACCCCGCATACAGCAGGGTGCTGGTTTTTCCCCAGGCATCGCGTTGGCGCGAAACCGACAGGTTGTAGGGCACACGGCCCCAGACATTGCTGTAGTTGGCCGAGAAATTGACATGGCGGCCTCCACGGTTCCAGTAATTGACCACGGAGGCGGACAGCCCCAGGCTGCCGCTGCCGGGCCCCAACTGCTGCCCCAGGGTCAGGGCCGTCTGGCTGCGCGTACGCTGCAACAGGCCCGGGGGGCGGCCTGCCTGGACCAGATCGCGCGTGCGCAGGGCATCGTTCAGGTCGAAGTAGCCGCTGGTTGAATAGCGGTACGTGGCCAGCGCGACGTTCGTGCCCGTTTCCTGGAAGGACTTGGCGTAGGTGGCACGCAGGCTTTGCCCCGAATAGCTGCGGTCTT
It encodes:
- a CDS encoding fimbria/pilus outer membrane usher protein, with protein sequence MKQPSDKAGTSRRFTFRAKPLHALLLAILAGWQIDMPASNASPVPGGRQPSAQGSHVEFNSSFLRGTGNLDISRFAYGNVAAPGLHSPDIRVNGSWIGRMELRFAEAQPGAGAYPCFDRTLLERLGVDLGRLTPREGDAGDAASRTGDEAANDGSTCLRLEQAVPGASTRFNASNLQLDLGIPQILMRRTVRGYVSPDQWSAGVPAGLLGYNFNTYHARNGSRGGSHGYLGLNSGFNYERWHLRHNGSLSWSDSGRNSYQNISTYVQRDIADWSSQLILGDSFTDGELMSAVSFRGLRLRTDDRMLPESQRGFAPVVRGVANTNARVTVYQNRNKLYETTVAPGAFVIDDLFPTSYGGDLDVEIAEADGSVRTFSVPYAAVPRSLREGRHRYSLTGGIIRGLPQNSPFFTQASWQYGFSNAVTAYGGATLAKGYASPMVGAVLNTEWGAFGLDLTHASTRIPQDRSYSGQSLRATYAKSFQETGTNVALATYRYSTSGYFDLNDALRTRDLVQAGRPPGLLQRTRSQTALTLGQQLGPGSGSLGLSASVVNYWNRGGRHVNFSANYSNVWGRVPYNLSVSRQRDAWGKTSTLLYAGLTIPLGTDLPSVSSRMSRDSRGMSQIQASTYGQIGSDFTYGLDTEYSNGANGSGQRVSANATYRTPFADLSGSVGAGNGGRQLSAGARGAIVAHPGGVTLSQPLSETFGIVQAKDAEGAQLRNYPGVRINSSGYAVVPHLTPYAMNELSLDPKGISMDVELKETRQRVAPVAGAAAMVVFGTEYSRSAVVRSRQEDGSPVPFGATISDAGGKDLGVVGQAGKLLLRGLKDQGELQAQWTTKAGPASCGMAYALPQRQGGTGNTLPPSLELSCVAKTPGTPVQVAKAQAPQPVALAATPRPRPADERMLDDLRLSVRLGSSPSAPSATPQRTAAMTPEIRNHADALAQQDLHAHPLRLERLLPGLAPMLISAIRNSST